The following nucleotide sequence is from Candidatus Methanosuratincola sp..
CTAGGAGAGTTGCCTGATCTTCTAAATTTCCTATCTTCATACAGAAGGGTCGTCCTAGTCTGCCACCCCAATGCTGACCCTGACTGCATAGGTTCAGCGTATGCGATCCAGTCCGCCCTCGGCGCGAGGGACCCGTCGGTAACTGTTTCGATCCTCGCACCGGACGGAGTGAACACTGCCTCGTCGAAACTTGTTGAGTATCTGAACGTAAAATTCGCCGGATCTTTGGACGAGGCGTGTGAACTTTTGGTGCTTGTCGATATGCCATCACTAGACCAGCTCCCGGAGGTCAAAGAGATCGTTGTTAGGAGAAAGATCCCTTACGCGATAATCGATCACCACACCGAGGAGCCGGGCTGCCTCGATGGCGCAGTCTACTCGAGGCTGATGAGGACCTCCTCGACGTGCGAGATCGTCTACCGCTCCGTACCAAAAAAGTACCTCGACAGGCGGGCGATCCAGGCTCTACTGACAGGCCTCGTTTACGACTCGCGCCGCTTTCTCATCCAGCCAAATGCGTCCATAAGGGCTGCATTGAAGATGGTACGAAGGGGTGCTGACTTCGCCCTCGCACTGGAGATGCTCCTCAACGAGCAGGACATTTCGGAAAGGATAGCCCGCCTCAAGGGGGTGGCAAGAGTCAGACTCTACCGCGCGAGGGATTGGATCTTCGCCACTTCGAGCATAGGCGCATTCGAGGCATCTGTTGCGCGGTCCCTGACGGACCTTGGTGCCGATCTGGCACTCGTGGCGAGCAGTGATGGCGGCAAATCGCGCATAACCGGGCGCCTCAATGAGAGGTTCCACCGGGCTACCTCTCTGAACCTTGCAAGCTGTGTTATGCACCCCCTTGCCGAGCGCTTCTCCGGAACCGGAGGCGGTCATCCGTCGGCGGCGAGCGCGAATCTCTCGGCGCAGCCTGAAGAAGCCATCGCTGCAGCCTTGGTTTTGATATCCGAGAAGCTATGTCTGAAAGCTGGGGAGTTGAAGGAGATCTCAACCCGTGACTGAGTAGCTACATTTATTAGAAGTCCAAATTCTCTGATCAATGCTCCCGGTGATGGTTTTGGCGATCATTGAGGTCAAAGGGCTCTGCTACACTTACCCTGAGTCAGAAACCCCGAGCCTAATCGATGTTAACTTCAAGGCAGAGCCAGGCGAGTTCGTCCTCGTAACCGGTCCAAGCGGCTGCGGCAAGACAACCTTCTGCAGGGCATTGAATGGGCTCATACCGAACTCCTACGGGGGCGATTTCAAAGGGACGGTTGTGGTTGACGGTCTACTGACCACATCCACGCCGGTCTACGAGCTGGCCCAGCGGGTAGGGCTGGTCTTCCAGAACCCAGAAAATGAGCTCTTTTGTACCACTGTGGAGCGCGAGGTAGCATTTGGCCCTGAGAACCTGGCCCTCCCGAGGGAAGAGATCGCAATGCGAGTCGAGGAGGCACTCGAGATTGTTGGCATATCACACCTCAAAGAGAAATCCCCTGAGGAACTCTCGGGGGGAGAGCAGCAGAAGGTCGCAATCGCAGCGCTTTTGGCCATGAAGCCGAAAGTACTCGTCCTCGACGAGCCTACTGCCAACCTCGATCCCGTCAGTGCCAAATCGGTCCTCGAGCTGATGAACAGTCTAAACGAAAACGGGGTCACAGTAATACTAGTCGAGCACAGGCTGGAGATGGTCAGCCACTTGGTCGACAGGTGCGTGGTCTTCGAGGGGGGGCGTATAGTCGCTGATGGATCGCCTAGGGAAGTGCTTTACTCCGATAAGGTCTCCGAGCTGGGTGTCGGACTCCCAAAGGTGGTGCAGGTTTCAAAACGCCTTTCTGGGATTATTGGCGAACAGCTGAGGTTTCTCACTTCCGATGAGCTCGCTTCTTATGTTAGGGGGAGGTCGTCTTGATCAGGATAGAGGGCGTCACCTACTCCTACGGGGATGGTATAAACGCACTCGACGGGGTCGACCTCGAGATCAGGGACTCGGAACTATTGGCTATTGTGGGTGAGAATGGGGCTGGCAAGACTACGCTCGTCAAACACCTGAACGGTCTCCTCAAACCCCAGCGCGGGAGAGTTGTTGTGGATGGGGTTGATACGAGGGAGACCACTGTTGCGACGCTGGCCAGAAAGGTCGGCCTAGTCTTCCAGAACCCTGACCACATGCTATTTGCAGAGACCGTCGAGAAGGAGCTCTCCTTCGCGATGGCGAACTTTGGTCTGCCACAGGAGGAGATTGCTAAGAGGGTGGAGTGGGCTTTGATCGAATTCAGGCTCTCCAATTACCGCGACCGATCCCCATTCACACTGAGCGGCGGGGAGAAGAAGCGAGTGTCGCTGGCGTCAGTACTGTGCTACGACCCCCAGATAATAATCCTCGATGAACCAACGACGGGCCAGGACAACCTCCAGAAGACAAGGATGGCTCATACACTCGCCAAGCTGAACAGGCAGGGAAAGACCGTGATCGTGGTGACACATGATATCGAGTTTGTCGCGGACTTCATACCTAGGGTCGTTGTGATGTCAAGGGGAAAGGTCATCGCAGACGGCCCGACCGAGGAAATCCTTGTCAGGAAGGACGTCATGGAAGCCTCCTCGGTATTGCCGCCACAACTGGCAGAGCTCTCTTGGAAGATAGGACTCAACACCCCCTCAATCGACACCGAGATGATAGTCGAGGAGATCAGACAGATGATGCGGGGCGTTCCAAGATGAAAGTCTTCAAAGCTTTCGAGTACAGAAAGGGGTCTACGGTCCTACACCGGATCGACCCCCGTTCCAAGCTCGTCTACCTGGTCCTCCTCACCTCGCTCACAGTGTATTTCGCAAAGCCCTTGGCCCTCCTCGTAGTCTTCCTATCTTTCTTGCCGATGGTATACATAGGTAAGATCTCAGCTAGGTGGAAGCAGTCATTAAGGGGGTCGTTGTTCTTTATCGCCTTCATATTTATCTTCAACTTCATCCCAACAGCCTATTCTTCAGGCAACCTCCTCGACGCCGCAGTTACGGCTATAGCAATGTCCCTCCGGTTCCTCAACCTCATCTCTGTCTTTTCGATATTCTTTTTGACGACCTCGCCTGAAGACCTGACCCAATCAATGGTCCAGATGAAGATCCCCTACGACTACGCTCTGACGTTCAACATGGCCATGCGGTTCGTCCCCACCCTCAGCAGAGAGGCTCAGTACATCATGGATGCGCAGCGTTCTAGGGGACTCGAGATGGAGAAGGGCAATTTCGTTTCGAGGATCAGGAACTATATCCCGGTCCTTATACCGCTGATAATCAGCTCCTTCCGCAGGGCTGAACTGGTAGCCGACGCCATGGAGTCTCGGGCATTCGGAGCCAGCAAAAAGAGGTCTTCCTTGTATGTTCTTAGGATGGGTCGCAGGGACCTCCTGTTCTTTTTAGCGACCCTTGGTTTAGCCCTGGCACTCTTCACGATCAACTTTCTCTTATGATTCGGTGATGCAAATCGATGGGATCTCTCGAGGGTTCAGCCGACAGGGTTAAATTGCCGAAAAATTCTACTCCTTCTCTGAGAATTATGTCATCAAAGGACTGTCTGGTCAAGTGCTTCATGCGCGAGATGGCAAACTACGTACTCTACGCCTCGAAGATCATCTATGACGATGAGGTAGAGAATGCAATTTCGCTGCTCATTAATGCCAAAATGGACGGTAAGAAGATAATGGTCATAGGCGCAGGCAGATCAGGTCTTGCAGGAAAGGCATTTGCTATGCGCCTGATGCACCTGGGCTTCAATGTGTACGTCTTTGGGGAGACGATCACTCCCGCCCTCGGACAGGGGGACCTTATAATTTCGATCTCGGGCTCAGGCACAACGAGGATGGTCGTGACATCCGCGACGGCCGGAAAGGAGATTGGGGCTAAGATACTCGCTATAACCTCACACAGGGACTCCCCCTTGGCAAGGCTTTCCGATCAGGTCATAATAATCCCGGGCAGGACAAAGCTGGCAACGGAGGACGATTATGTGATCCGGCAGATACTTGGGTCCCACGAGCCCCTGGCACCGTTGGGCACACTCTTCGAGGTGACTCTCAACATATTCCTCGACAGTCTTGTTGCCGAACTTATGCAGAGGCTAGGGGCGACGGAGACCGATCTCAAGAAGCGGCATGCCACCATCGAGTGACGCTCCTCCCCTCCCCTTTGGCTTGCGCGATTCCCATCCGTAAGCCATAAGCTTCCTGCCCCCGAGTCCGTATTAAGAAACTTTTAAAAACCAGCACGCATTTCGCCTTTTGTAGCGAGGCGTGTAAATTGCCGAAGTATAAACAGACCGAAGAAATCATAAAACTCATGAGCAATAAGCTCAATGTCAGGAACATTGGTACCCTTGCGCACGTTGACCATGGGAAGACGACACTCTCGGACAGCCTGCTAGCAGGGGCAGGCCTTATATCCCAGAAGATCGCTGCGCAGGCGCTCGCGCTCGATTACGTGGAGATCGAGCAGCTGAGGCAGATGACCGTCAAGGCTGCAAACGTAAGCCTCCTCCACGAGAAGAATGACCAGAGCTACGTAATCAACTTGGTTGACACCCCGGGCCACGTAGATTTCACAGGCCATGTCACCAGGTCCCTCAGGGTCATGGACGGGGGGATAGTCGTCGTTGACAGCG
It contains:
- a CDS encoding DHH family phosphoesterase, which encodes MPDLLNFLSSYRRVVLVCHPNADPDCIGSAYAIQSALGARDPSVTVSILAPDGVNTASSKLVEYLNVKFAGSLDEACELLVLVDMPSLDQLPEVKEIVVRRKIPYAIIDHHTEEPGCLDGAVYSRLMRTSSTCEIVYRSVPKKYLDRRAIQALLTGLVYDSRRFLIQPNASIRAALKMVRRGADFALALEMLLNEQDISERIARLKGVARVRLYRARDWIFATSSIGAFEASVARSLTDLGADLALVASSDGGKSRITGRLNERFHRATSLNLASCVMHPLAERFSGTGGGHPSAASANLSAQPEEAIAAALVLISEKLCLKAGELKEISTRD
- a CDS encoding ABC transporter ATP-binding protein, coding for MAIIEVKGLCYTYPESETPSLIDVNFKAEPGEFVLVTGPSGCGKTTFCRALNGLIPNSYGGDFKGTVVVDGLLTTSTPVYELAQRVGLVFQNPENELFCTTVEREVAFGPENLALPREEIAMRVEEALEIVGISHLKEKSPEELSGGEQQKVAIAALLAMKPKVLVLDEPTANLDPVSAKSVLELMNSLNENGVTVILVEHRLEMVSHLVDRCVVFEGGRIVADGSPREVLYSDKVSELGVGLPKVVQVSKRLSGIIGEQLRFLTSDELASYVRGRSS
- a CDS encoding ABC transporter ATP-binding protein yields the protein MIRIEGVTYSYGDGINALDGVDLEIRDSELLAIVGENGAGKTTLVKHLNGLLKPQRGRVVVDGVDTRETTVATLARKVGLVFQNPDHMLFAETVEKELSFAMANFGLPQEEIAKRVEWALIEFRLSNYRDRSPFTLSGGEKKRVSLASVLCYDPQIIILDEPTTGQDNLQKTRMAHTLAKLNRQGKTVIVVTHDIEFVADFIPRVVVMSRGKVIADGPTEEILVRKDVMEASSVLPPQLAELSWKIGLNTPSIDTEMIVEEIRQMMRGVPR
- a CDS encoding energy-coupling factor transporter transmembrane component T; the protein is MKVFKAFEYRKGSTVLHRIDPRSKLVYLVLLTSLTVYFAKPLALLVVFLSFLPMVYIGKISARWKQSLRGSLFFIAFIFIFNFIPTAYSSGNLLDAAVTAIAMSLRFLNLISVFSIFFLTTSPEDLTQSMVQMKIPYDYALTFNMAMRFVPTLSREAQYIMDAQRSRGLEMEKGNFVSRIRNYIPVLIPLIISSFRRAELVADAMESRAFGASKKRSSLYVLRMGRRDLLFFLATLGLALALFTINFLL
- the hxlB gene encoding 6-phospho-3-hexuloisomerase, yielding MSSKDCLVKCFMREMANYVLYASKIIYDDEVENAISLLINAKMDGKKIMVIGAGRSGLAGKAFAMRLMHLGFNVYVFGETITPALGQGDLIISISGSGTTRMVVTSATAGKEIGAKILAITSHRDSPLARLSDQVIIIPGRTKLATEDDYVIRQILGSHEPLAPLGTLFEVTLNIFLDSLVAELMQRLGATETDLKKRHATIE